In Deltaproteobacteria bacterium, the DNA window CTGCTCGCGGCCGGCAATGTCAACGGCGGGCCGGATGGAGCGGGGCGAGCCAGGCGGCAACCGACGAAGACTGTTGCAGGCTGTCGAAACTTTTTAAGAATTTTTCGATCGCGTGCGGCGGCAACACGCCGTCGGCGCACTGGCGAAATTTCTCTTCGATGTCGGCGCGCGCGGCGGGCCGGGCCGGATGACCGCGGGCGATGCGATCGCGCGCGCCATAAATCGCGCCTGACTTGCTGGCGATTTCCACCTGGGTGTCGATGCCAGCTTTTTTGCTGCGTTTGGCCGCAGGCCGGCGAATCAGTTGTACGCGTTTCATTAGCGTGCGAATTTTCGCGTCGCCGACCCGCTCGGGTGAAAATTGTTTTAGCCCCGCCGCGCCATCGGCGATGGCGACCGCGGCGGCGAATTCAACGCTGAACTTCGCTTGCAGTGCATCTTTCGGCTTTGGGTACACTAGCGGCAAGGCCGCGTCGGCATCGAGGGTGATGGAAATCTTTTCAATGCGCTCGGGAATGAGCCGGTAGCGCCGGCGTAGCAACAACAGCAAATCGATGGCGGGATGGAGCACGCCGACGCAAGGATAAAGTTTGATGCCGACGCCGGGTTTGGCGAAGAATAATGGCGCGCCAAAGCGCAAGAGCTGACGATCCAATTTGTTCTTGCAGGCGGCGGAAAAAAATCCCATGGGATCGTCAAAAATATTTTCCGACGCGGTAAATCCCTTGACGGCGAGTTGAGCGGCGAGCAAGCCGTTCTCGGCGGCGCGCCCGGCATTCAGTCCTTTGGCCATGGCGCCGCGATTGGCGCGCAGGCCGGAGCTGAGCGTGCCGGCGATGCCCAAGGCGTGGCGGATGGCGACGGGCTTGAGCCTGAGCAAATGCGCGCAGGCGGCGGCAGCGCCGAAGACGCCGAGAGTACCGGTGGGATGAAATCCGTCCAAGTAATGACTTGGGTCGACGGCGTCGCCCAACCGGCAGGCGACTTCGACGCCGACAATGTAAGAGGTGAGCAGCGCCGCGCCGTTGGCGCGCGTGCTTTCCGCCAACCCCAGCACCGCCGCTAGTACGGGCGAGGTCGGATGGGTTTGCTGACCCATGGGGCGCGACGCCAGTGTGGTCATTTGCGCGTCGTCATAGTCGAGGACGTGAGCCGCGACGCCGTTGAGCAACGCGGCGTGTTGCGCCGAAATTTTCGACCGGCTGCCAATCACCGAGGCTTCGGATTGGCGATCTATTTCTAAATAATGGCGCCGGAGTAACTGCGCGGACGGTTGATTGACACCGCTCAGCATGGTCGCTAAGCCGTCGAGCAGATGGAGTTTCGCCGTCTCCAACACTTCGGCGGAAATATTTTTTGCCGTGGTGCCGGCGATGAAGTCGCCGATGCGTTGCGAAACCGTTGGCTCTGGTGAACTGCGGCGAGTCATAAGCGTTGCGCGTGACCGCCGCTAAAGAATTCCTGGCGGTTAATACTTAACCTTTGCGTTTGCGCGCGGCTTTGCGTGCGGACTTATGTTCTTCTTGGACCGCTTCGCTGGATTTGCCGAGCAGTTTGGGTTCGACGTTATCTCTGATCCATTTTTGGTCCCACCATTCCACCGGTAGAATCGCTAGGCCGTGCAAATAGACTCCGAAATGGAGATGATCGCCTGCGGCAAGACCGGTCTCGCCAGTTTTGCCGATCGCCTGCTGTTGTTTGACCGCGTCGCCGACTTTG includes these proteins:
- a CDS encoding MmgE/PrpD family protein, translated to MTRRSSPEPTVSQRIGDFIAGTTAKNISAEVLETAKLHLLDGLATMLSGVNQPSAQLLRRHYLEIDRQSEASVIGSRSKISAQHAALLNGVAAHVLDYDDAQMTTLASRPMGQQTHPTSPVLAAVLGLAESTRANGAALLTSYIVGVEVACRLGDAVDPSHYLDGFHPTGTLGVFGAAAACAHLLRLKPVAIRHALGIAGTLSSGLRANRGAMAKGLNAGRAAENGLLAAQLAVKGFTASENIFDDPMGFFSAACKNKLDRQLLRFGAPLFFAKPGVGIKLYPCVGVLHPAIDLLLLLRRRYRLIPERIEKISITLDADAALPLVYPKPKDALQAKFSVEFAAAVAIADGAAGLKQFSPERVGDAKIRTLMKRVQLIRRPAAKRSKKAGIDTQVEIASKSGAIYGARDRIARGHPARPAARADIEEKFRQCADGVLPPHAIEKFLKSFDSLQQSSSVAAWLAPLHPARR